A window from Flavobacterium gyeonganense encodes these proteins:
- a CDS encoding OmpA family protein: MPGSFGQSDLYSVVINEGGTFGKPENLGAAINTEGRETFPFISAENELYFASDGRPGLGGLDIFVSKINTDLDFGQVQNIGEPVNTKFDDFAFIMDSNTRKGFFSSNKEGGIGNDDIYKFTETRKLNCDKQLVGIISDSDTNEILSTAKVILLDDKFQQIAEVMSGADGTYSFNVKCNQTYYVRAAKKEYETNEAKISIHPTDKSELNIALVKNSKQIGVGTDLAKILEIPIVYFDLDKSFIRNDAAFELEKVLAVLKQYPSMKIDVRSHTDSRQTKKYNMALSNKRAKATIDWLIQKGIAAKRISGRGYGESQLINKCSDNVNCTEEEHQLNRRSEFVIISMQ, encoded by the coding sequence ATGCCGGGAAGTTTTGGGCAGTCTGATTTGTATAGTGTTGTAATTAACGAAGGTGGTACATTTGGGAAACCTGAAAATCTTGGTGCGGCAATTAATACAGAAGGACGTGAAACATTCCCTTTTATATCCGCAGAAAATGAACTTTATTTTGCCAGCGACGGACGTCCGGGATTAGGAGGACTTGACATATTTGTTTCAAAAATCAATACTGATTTAGATTTCGGTCAGGTGCAAAATATAGGGGAACCCGTTAATACCAAATTTGATGATTTTGCCTTTATAATGGACAGCAATACCAGAAAAGGATTTTTTTCATCCAATAAAGAAGGAGGAATTGGAAATGACGATATATATAAATTCACAGAAACGAGAAAACTCAATTGCGATAAACAATTAGTGGGTATAATATCAGACTCTGATACAAATGAGATTCTGAGTACTGCAAAAGTAATTTTGCTTGATGATAAGTTTCAGCAAATTGCAGAAGTAATGTCAGGTGCAGACGGAACTTACAGCTTTAACGTAAAATGCAATCAAACGTATTATGTAAGGGCAGCAAAAAAGGAATATGAAACTAATGAAGCCAAAATTTCAATTCATCCAACTGATAAATCAGAATTGAATATTGCATTGGTAAAAAATAGTAAGCAAATAGGAGTGGGGACTGATTTGGCGAAGATTCTTGAAATTCCTATTGTTTATTTTGATCTGGATAAATCCTTTATTCGAAATGATGCTGCTTTTGAGTTAGAAAAAGTTTTAGCTGTACTAAAACAGTATCCATCCATGAAAATTGACGTTCGTTCTCATACCGATAGCAGGCAAACTAAAAAATACAATATGGCATTGTCTAATAAAAGAGCTAAAGCCACAATCGACTGGTTAATCCAAAAAGGAATTGCTGCTAAAAGAATATCAGGCAGGGGTTATGGAGAAAGTCAGCTGATCAATAAATGTTCAGATAATGTAAATTGTACAGAAGAAGAACACCAGTTAAACAGAAGAAGCGAATTCGTAATTATTTCCATGCAGTAA
- a CDS encoding PorP/SprF family type IX secretion system membrane protein — MKKLVLILLFCSVASFAQQDAQFTQYMYNTININPAYAGSRGVISVFGLYRTQWVGLDGAPETSSFSVNAPVGENVGLGLSLINDKIGPTNENNLSADFSYSIPTSAEAKLSFGIKGSANLFNLDPNRLKPEDQGDQQFQNLKNKFTPNIGAGVYWHTDKAYVGLSVPNFIQTNQYNDNEVAIYKSRINYYLIAGYVFNLDRYEMVKFKPAVLTKMVEGSPLQVDASANFMFNEKFVVGVAYRWSAAVSAMAGFQITDGLYLGYAYDRETTRLVNYNSGSHEIFLRFEFLNKYSRITSPRFF; from the coding sequence ATGAAAAAATTAGTTTTAATCTTATTGTTTTGTTCGGTTGCCAGTTTTGCTCAGCAAGATGCGCAGTTCACACAATACATGTACAATACTATCAATATAAACCCTGCATACGCAGGTTCAAGAGGAGTTATAAGCGTTTTTGGATTGTATCGTACACAATGGGTTGGATTAGATGGAGCTCCGGAAACAAGTAGTTTTTCTGTCAATGCACCAGTAGGTGAAAATGTTGGGCTCGGACTTTCATTAATAAACGATAAGATTGGTCCCACCAATGAAAACAACTTATCAGCTGATTTTTCTTATTCTATACCAACATCGGCTGAAGCTAAACTTTCTTTTGGTATAAAAGGATCAGCAAATCTATTCAATCTTGATCCAAACAGGCTGAAACCTGAAGATCAGGGAGACCAGCAATTTCAGAATTTAAAAAACAAATTTACACCTAATATTGGTGCTGGTGTTTACTGGCATACAGATAAAGCTTATGTAGGTTTGTCTGTACCTAATTTTATCCAGACAAATCAGTATAACGATAATGAGGTGGCTATATACAAAAGTCGTATCAATTATTATTTGATAGCAGGTTATGTATTCAATTTAGACAGATATGAAATGGTAAAATTTAAACCGGCAGTATTGACCAAAATGGTCGAGGGTTCACCTCTGCAGGTTGATGCATCTGCTAATTTTATGTTTAATGAAAAATTTGTAGTAGGTGTTGCTTACAGATGGAGTGCAGCTGTGAGTGCAATGGCAGGATTTCAGATAACTGATGGTTTGTATCTGGGGTATGCTTATGATCGTGAAACAACCAGGTTAGTAAATTATAATTCAGGATCGCATGAAATATTCCTCCGTTTTGAGTTCTTAAATAAGTATAGCAGAATAACTTCACCAAGATTTTTCTAA